The Allocoprobacillus halotolerans nucleotide sequence TTATCGTTTCCTATTTAAAAAATAGACCTTAGCATACTAAGGTCTATTTCACTATCTAATCTTTGTTCCATTAGGTAAGTTTTCAACACTCACAAGTTCTAACATTTTTTTCTTAGAACCCGCTAAAATCATACCTTGAGATTCCACACCACGTAATTTTGCAGGTTTTAAGTTTGATACAACAATAACTTTTTTACCTATCATTTCTTCTGGTGTATAGAAATCTGCAATGCCACTAACAATTTGTCTTGTTTCTTTTCCAATATTAATTTGAGAAACTAACAATTTATCAGCATCAGGATGTTTTTCACATTTTTCAACTGTTCCAACAACCAATTCAATTTTCGCAAAATCATCAATTGTAATTTGATTATCATCTTGTTTTTCTTCTTTTTTTGCTGGTTGTAATGCATTGACTTGTTTTTCAACTTCTTTTGGATCAAGTCTAGCAAATAATTGTTGTGGTTTATCAGTCACTTTTGAACCTTCTTTATATAAACCAAAAGTTGTTAAATCTTGGAAAGTTCTTTGATCTGTATTGATTTGATTTAAGATCTTTGTTGAAGTTGAAGGCATATATGGTTCTAATGCAATGGCTGCAAAACGAATCGCTTCAATTAAGTTATATAAAACTGTTGCTAGACGATCTTTCTTGCTTTCATCTTTTGCAAGTGCCCAAGGCATTGTATCATCAATATATTTGTTTGTTCTTCTTAATAAGACAAAGATTTCATCTAAAGCTTTAGATGCTTTGAATTCATCCATATATTGTTGTACTTTTTGAGGCATTGCTAGAGCGATTTGTTTTAATTCTTCATCAACAGGTTCACTGACTTGTGGATTTGTCACAACACCATCAAAGTATTTATTTGTCATCGCAATTGTTCTATTGACTAAGTTTCCAAGAATGTTTGCTAAATCTGAATTAATGCGTTCTACTAATAAATCCCATGTAATACTTCCATCATTATCGTATGGAATTTCATGTAAAACATAATATCTTACAGCATCTACACCAAAAATACGTACTAAATCATCAGCATAAATAACATTTCCTTTAGATTTAGACATCTTGCTTTCCCCTTGTAATAACCAAGGATGTCCAAACACTTGTTTTGGTAAAGGAATATCTAAAGCCATCAACATAATTGGCCAATAAATCGTATGGAATCTAACAATATCTTTACCGATTAAGTGTAAATCAGCAGGCCAGTATTTTTTATAAAGTTCACCATGATTACCATCAACATCATAACCTAATCCTGTAATATAGTTTGTTAAAGCATCAATCCATACATAAACCACATGTTTTGGATCAAAATCAACAGGAATAGACCATTTAAATGTTGTACGTGATACACATAAATCTTGTAAACCTGGTTTTAAGAAGTTATTCATCATTTCATTTTTTCTTGATACAGGTTGAATAAATTCAGGATGTTCTTCAATATGCTGAATTAAACGATCAGCATATTTAGATAATTTAAAGAAATAGGCTTCTTCTTTTGCATCATGCACTTCACCACCACAATCAGGACATTTTCCATCAACTAATTGTGATTCTGTAAAGAATGACTCACAAGCTGTACAATATTTTCCTTCATAATGTCCTAAATAAATATCTCCCTGATCATATAATTTCTTAAAGATTTTTTGAACTTGTTTAATATGGTATTCATCTGTTGTACGCATAAAACGGTCATATGTTGTATCCATCATATCCCAGATATTTTTGACGATAGCTGCTTTTTCATCAACAAATTGTTTTGGTGCAATACCAGCTTCTTGTGCTTTTAATTCAATTTTTTGTCCATGTTCATCTGTACCTGTTTGAAAATAGACATTGTATCCTTCTTGTCTTTTACTTCTTGCAATAGCATCAGCTAAAATAATTTCATAAGTATTACCAATATGTGGTTTTCCTGAAGTATAAGTAATCGCTGTTGTTAAATAATAATCCTTTGGATCTTTCATTCATTTCTCCTCCTATTCAATAAAAAAACGCCCTTATAAAAGGACGTATTATACAGCAGTACCACCTTTTTTTATATCTTTCGATATACGCTCAAAACTTTAACGCAGTTAACGTTTATCTCTCACTATTCAAGATAACAGCTCCCAGCCCATCTTCATAAAAGTTATGTCCTGATTTCCACCAACCATCAGTTCTCTATAACGCCCTTTTAATCTCTGCTGTTCTTTGCCTTTGTTTTTACTATTAAACATTATCAAATATACTCATTATTGTCAACTTTTTATGTGCTTTATTTTAATATGCCAATATTATATAAGATTAAATAATACAGTTATGTCGTATTTTCTTTATTCAAATTATGAACACATATTTCATTAATTATATTTATCAAAATATTTAAGAAATAATAAAAATAATTTAAAGTGTATATTTATTCATTAACAAGCTATAACGATTATAACAGAGATACCGAAGTATCTTAGATGATTATGAATGAACCAACTGATAAAATTGATGATAACTCATATCTAAATGAATGTTATCTTCTATTTTTTCTATCTGTTTTTTATTACAATCTTTAACCCATTCAAGATCTTCATTTTTAAACTTATTTAATAAAATTTTCATAATTATTTTTAGTTTTCCTCGTTTTTCTCCACGTTTTTCTGCTTTTTTGTTTTCTTCTTCTACAAGTTTTTTTAGTTCTTTACACATTTTCTTTCTTCCTCCTTTTGTTTTTTTAAAATGACTTACTCTTTTTCTTAAGACTTTATAATGCATATTGTCCGGATCTTCACACATTAAATCATGCATCAACAACCCTAATGGACTTTCATCCTGTATACTCGCATTTAAATAAATGATATGTAACTTATCCTTAAACAAATCACCATTATCCATAGTTCTTTGAACATGATTAACAAGCTGTTTAGTATTAAATACATCCTTTTCACATATGAAGATAACATACATTTCAGATAGCTTATGCCATTTTTGCTTGGGATAGGACTTACTGCTATCAAGTATACTGGCATGATATCTCGCTCTTAGAGGCGTAGCATTTTCTATGCTTCGCTCCATTTCAATGTTGACAATCTTTCCATCACTAAGTGTAGCAACAATATCCATCCATATAGATCTACCTCCAAGATTCTTACGTTTATCTTCAGTTTTAAACTTTACGACTGAAACATCATCACCAAAGATAGTTTTAACCAAGAGCTCAACACATTTTTCGCTTCTAAACAAAACCTGCATGAACTCATTGTCAATAGGTCTAAGCTTTTCTAAAATATTTAAATATTCTTGATTCATTTTATCACCCCTTCTTTTAATTTTTATAGTTTCAATACTTTCAATATTTAAGGAATGATAAACAGGAATTAAATACCCTTCTATTATATATATACGCAAAAGTTTTCCATTTTTCTTTTTATTTCTATAAATTTGTTTAAAAAACTTTCTTTTCAAGACAAATATAGCACAATATTTGCTTATTGTAAATATTGTGCTATATTTCCATCTAACAAAGAGATATTATTAATTGTCTAGAATCGTGTTAATAAGTTTTTAAGTATAAGCTATTTTTTATGATTATTAAATTTCTGACAATTCAATCTCATTTGAAACAACATACAAGAATTAATAATGTTTTGGCTGTTGTGCTTATTATTATTTTAATGATAATTCATTTATACAAACAAGAAATACTATTATCAAATAATTTAATGCCCATGATTATTATAGAAACAGTATGAGAACTGAAAAAAATACATTGCAAAGAAGATAATGTAAAAATCGTTATTTTTTTACTCTCTTATTGAATAATGATATAATAAAGGTAAGGAGTTGAGCATTATGAAAAAATTGATTATTTGGGTTGTGATGCAGTTTTTATATCGAGGAATGAAAGTGTTGTATAAAGATGATTCTCGTATCAAAGAAGAATTAGATGGTTGGAAACAAGATAAAGTCTTAACTTTACAAGTCATGCATGGACCATCTATTACAATCAAGTACACATATCAAAAAGGATTACAGAAAGTCAAAAACGTAGAACCAGACATTTGTATAACATTTAAAAGTATTCAAACTGCTTTGCTTGTGTTTACAGGTATGATGAGTGTTAAAAGTGCTTATTTGGAACATCGTTTCTCCTTAAAAGGTGATGTGTTTGAAAGCATGAGATTTGTTCGTTGTGTTGATTTGGTTGAAACTTATCTCTTTCCACGTTTTATGACAAAACGCATTTTAAATCATCAAGAGAAAAAATATAAATCAACAATCATTACTTATATAAAAACTTTGTTTGCATAAGGAGGGAAAATTATGTATTTTGAATTTGTTAATAAAACAAAAGTATGTGCTGGAAAAAATGCTTTAAGTCAATTAGAATATGAATGCCAACAATATCATATGAAACATCCTTTGATACTCACGGATGATGTTTTATATAAATTAAAATATGTTGACATCATTACAAAACATTTAACATTAGAAATTAGTTTATTTACCAATATTCCTGTTGATTCATCTATTCATACAATTGAAGAAATCAAAGATTATTATATCAAAGAACAATGTGATGGTATCATTGCCTTAGGTGGTGGAAGTGTCTTGGACACTGCTAAAGGTGTGTATTTAATGCTTTCTCAAGATTGCCAATCGATTGAAGATATCCTAGGCTTTGAAGATATCCCACTTGGAAAAGATATTC carries:
- the metG gene encoding methionine--tRNA ligase yields the protein MKDPKDYYLTTAITYTSGKPHIGNTYEIILADAIARSKRQEGYNVYFQTGTDEHGQKIELKAQEAGIAPKQFVDEKAAIVKNIWDMMDTTYDRFMRTTDEYHIKQVQKIFKKLYDQGDIYLGHYEGKYCTACESFFTESQLVDGKCPDCGGEVHDAKEEAYFFKLSKYADRLIQHIEEHPEFIQPVSRKNEMMNNFLKPGLQDLCVSRTTFKWSIPVDFDPKHVVYVWIDALTNYITGLGYDVDGNHGELYKKYWPADLHLIGKDIVRFHTIYWPIMLMALDIPLPKQVFGHPWLLQGESKMSKSKGNVIYADDLVRIFGVDAVRYYVLHEIPYDNDGSITWDLLVERINSDLANILGNLVNRTIAMTNKYFDGVVTNPQVSEPVDEELKQIALAMPQKVQQYMDEFKASKALDEIFVLLRRTNKYIDDTMPWALAKDESKKDRLATVLYNLIEAIRFAAIALEPYMPSTSTKILNQINTDQRTFQDLTTFGLYKEGSKVTDKPQQLFARLDPKEVEKQVNALQPAKKEEKQDDNQITIDDFAKIELVVGTVEKCEKHPDADKLLVSQINIGKETRQIVSGIADFYTPEEMIGKKVIVVSNLKPAKLRGVESQGMILAGSKKKMLELVSVENLPNGTKIR
- a CDS encoding PD-(D/E)XK nuclease family transposase, whose amino-acid sequence is MNQEYLNILEKLRPIDNEFMQVLFRSEKCVELLVKTIFGDDVSVVKFKTEDKRKNLGGRSIWMDIVATLSDGKIVNIEMERSIENATPLRARYHASILDSSKSYPKQKWHKLSEMYVIFICEKDVFNTKQLVNHVQRTMDNGDLFKDKLHIIYLNASIQDESPLGLLMHDLMCEDPDNMHYKVLRKRVSHFKKTKGGRKKMCKELKKLVEEENKKAEKRGEKRGKLKIIMKILLNKFKNEDLEWVKDCNKKQIEKIEDNIHLDMSYHQFYQLVHS